One segment of Euzebyales bacterium DNA contains the following:
- a CDS encoding DUF3105 domain-containing protein, translating into MCQLRVLLITFALAIAGCGLAPPAPSGATGPTGGTPSPAIGASRTPDPAATRAGTAAPSLSSAGATRAPVAAPACGSIDRPPLQSGSHLLGDQTPPVPYSSRPPTSGWHASGHVDVDVRDRDDPLGEPAQVSVLEAGGVVVTYGTLPDAQVARLARRVRGRHDGRAAMTPYQRLDDGEVAFTAWGVIQRCEGVDIAALDRFIRRFAADGPIEPRH; encoded by the coding sequence ATGTGCCAACTCCGTGTACTCCTCATCACGTTCGCATTGGCTATCGCCGGCTGCGGGCTGGCGCCACCTGCGCCATCCGGGGCGACCGGGCCCACCGGCGGGACACCCAGCCCCGCGATCGGGGCGTCGCGGACACCGGACCCCGCCGCGACGCGCGCCGGGACCGCAGCGCCGTCGCTGTCGTCAGCGGGTGCGACGCGCGCGCCGGTCGCCGCGCCGGCGTGTGGTTCCATCGACCGCCCACCTCTGCAGAGCGGGTCGCACCTCCTCGGAGATCAGACGCCGCCGGTGCCGTACTCGTCCCGTCCGCCAACGTCGGGTTGGCACGCGTCGGGGCACGTCGACGTGGACGTCCGCGACCGGGACGATCCCCTCGGAGAGCCGGCGCAGGTGTCGGTCCTGGAGGCCGGGGGCGTCGTCGTGACCTACGGCACCCTGCCCGACGCGCAGGTCGCTCGACTCGCCCGGCGGGTGCGTGGGCGTCATGACGGCCGCGCCGCGATGACGCCGTACCAGCGACTCGACGATGGCGAGGTGGCGTTCACCGCCTGGGGCGTGATCCAGCGCTGCGAGGGCGTCGACATCGCGGCGCTCGACCGCTTCATCCGACGCTTCGCCGCCGACGGGCCGATCGAACCGCGCCACTGA
- a CDS encoding MogA/MoaB family molybdenum cofactor biosynthesis protein, which translates to MADAPRRATVITVSTRAAAGVYEDAAGPRLVEQLERAGFTVAPVVVVPDGRGVVADALRAALDDSDVIVTTGGTGLHPKDETPQATADVIDHTVDGIAEAMRAAALQITLMGMLSRAIAGVARRTLIVNLPGSPKGATENLAVVLPVLGHAVDQLHGGDHPR; encoded by the coding sequence ATGGCTGACGCGCCGCGCCGGGCCACGGTGATCACGGTGTCGACGCGCGCAGCCGCGGGCGTCTACGAGGACGCGGCAGGCCCCCGGCTCGTCGAGCAGCTCGAGCGCGCGGGGTTCACGGTCGCGCCGGTCGTCGTGGTGCCCGACGGTCGGGGTGTGGTCGCCGACGCGTTGCGCGCGGCACTCGACGACTCCGACGTGATCGTGACCACCGGCGGCACCGGCCTGCACCCGAAGGACGAGACGCCACAGGCCACGGCCGACGTCATCGACCACACGGTCGACGGCATCGCGGAGGCCATGCGTGCGGCCGCGTTGCAGATCACGCTGATGGGGATGCTGTCGCGGGCGATCGCGGGCGTCGCACGACGCACATTGATTGTGAATCTCCCGGGTTCACCGAAAGGTGCGACGGAGAACCTGGCGGTTGTGCTTCCCGTCCTCGGCCACGCCGTGGATCAACTGCATGGTGGCGATCATCCACGTTGA
- the moaC gene encoding cyclic pyranopterin monophosphate synthase MoaC, producing the protein MTPVSEERLTHLDARGRARMVDVGAKTPTAREATASARVILRTETADLLAAGALPKGDALAVARVAGIMAAKQTPALIPLCHTVALAAVEVDVAVRSDPPRAEITATVRAADRTGVEMEALVAASTAALALYDMIKAVDRGAVIERVQLEHKAGGVRGEYRRDVAGRGDAGDAGPADG; encoded by the coding sequence GTGACCCCGGTGTCCGAGGAGCGGCTGACCCATCTCGACGCACGCGGGCGCGCCCGGATGGTCGACGTGGGCGCCAAGACGCCGACCGCGCGCGAGGCGACGGCGAGCGCGCGGGTGATCCTGCGCACCGAGACGGCGGACCTGCTCGCGGCGGGCGCCCTGCCGAAGGGTGACGCGCTGGCGGTTGCCCGCGTCGCGGGGATCATGGCCGCCAAGCAGACCCCGGCACTGATCCCTCTGTGTCACACCGTTGCGCTCGCTGCCGTCGAGGTCGACGTCGCGGTGCGCAGCGACCCGCCACGAGCCGAGATCACTGCCACGGTGCGCGCCGCGGACCGCACCGGCGTCGAGATGGAGGCGCTCGTGGCCGCGAGCACCGCCGCGCTCGCGCTGTACGACATGATCAAGGCGGTCGACCGCGGCGCCGTGATCGAGCGTGTGCAGCTCGAGCACAAGGCCGGCGGCGTGCGCGGCGAGTACCGGCGCGACGTCGCGGGGCGGGGCGACGCCGGCGACGCCGGGCCCGCTGATGGCTGA
- the glp gene encoding gephyrin-like molybdotransferase Glp: protein MVSQPSGEAADDRVEVADRDAAAGDRATGADTGDHGRPSADHGGAPPVSDDAGAPPTSDDVGAPPASSGAPQVQAGHAPHDHHHGPASELVPLSDHLQGIIDAIRPLAPIQLSLLDASGCALAADVVAHSDIPPFDNSAMDGYAVVAEAVDGWLPISGEIAAGDDPTAVPAEPGTAVRIMTGAAVPAGANAIVPVEQVEEDEARIRVLRAPRPGAHIRAAGESVRRGETVLVAGTVLDAASIGMLAALGHSYVSVYPQPRIVVVSTGEELADPGTERAPGEIYDANSYVLTILARDTGAQTVRRMVPSDDRIRLRETIEELLPHADVLVTTGGVSAGRYDLVKVVLAELGDVRFTKVGMRPGMPQAFGFVEADPDRFIPCFGLPGNPVSAYVSFEVFVRPTIRRMQGRRDLSRPRISATLEAPLDSIVDKVEFTRVRLRRRDGEWQARPTGDQGSGILRSMVEADGLAEVPADRDHLDVGERVVVHLLRSV, encoded by the coding sequence ATGGTGAGCCAGCCGTCCGGTGAGGCCGCGGACGATCGGGTCGAGGTGGCCGATCGCGATGCCGCGGCGGGGGATCGGGCCACCGGCGCCGACACGGGCGACCACGGGCGCCCCTCGGCCGACCACGGCGGCGCCCCGCCCGTGTCCGACGATGCCGGGGCCCCGCCAACGTCCGACGATGTCGGCGCTCCACCCGCGTCCAGTGGGGCGCCGCAGGTTCAGGCGGGACACGCGCCGCACGACCACCACCATGGGCCGGCCTCCGAGCTCGTCCCGCTGTCGGACCACCTGCAGGGCATCATCGACGCGATCCGTCCGCTGGCGCCGATCCAGCTGTCACTGCTCGACGCGTCCGGCTGCGCGCTTGCGGCCGACGTCGTGGCCCACTCCGACATCCCGCCGTTCGACAACTCGGCGATGGACGGCTACGCCGTGGTCGCCGAGGCCGTCGACGGGTGGCTGCCTATCAGCGGCGAGATCGCCGCCGGCGACGACCCGACCGCTGTGCCGGCGGAGCCCGGCACAGCGGTGCGCATCATGACCGGTGCCGCGGTGCCGGCCGGAGCGAACGCGATCGTGCCGGTCGAGCAGGTCGAGGAGGACGAGGCGCGGATCCGTGTCCTGCGGGCACCCAGGCCGGGCGCGCACATCCGCGCCGCGGGTGAGTCGGTGCGCCGTGGCGAGACCGTCCTGGTCGCTGGCACGGTCCTGGATGCCGCGAGCATCGGCATGCTCGCCGCGCTCGGGCACTCGTACGTCTCGGTCTACCCGCAGCCGCGCATCGTGGTCGTCTCGACGGGCGAGGAGCTCGCCGACCCCGGAACCGAGCGGGCACCGGGTGAGATCTACGATGCCAACAGCTACGTGCTGACGATCCTCGCGCGCGACACCGGCGCCCAGACGGTGCGACGGATGGTTCCCTCGGACGACAGGATCAGGCTGCGCGAGACGATCGAGGAGCTGCTGCCGCACGCCGACGTGCTGGTGACCACCGGCGGGGTGAGCGCCGGCCGGTACGACCTGGTCAAGGTCGTGCTCGCCGAGCTCGGCGATGTGAGGTTCACCAAGGTGGGCATGCGGCCCGGGATGCCCCAGGCGTTCGGCTTCGTCGAGGCCGACCCCGACCGGTTCATCCCGTGCTTCGGCCTGCCTGGCAACCCGGTCAGCGCGTACGTCAGCTTCGAGGTGTTCGTGCGCCCCACCATCCGGCGGATGCAGGGCCGGCGCGACCTGAGTCGCCCGCGGATCAGCGCGACGCTGGAGGCGCCGCTCGACTCGATCGTCGATAAGGTCGAGTTCACGCGGGTCAGGCTGCGGCGCCGTGACGGCGAGTGGCAGGCTCGGCCGACCGGCGACCAGGGCAGTGGGATCCTGCGCTCGATGGTCGAAGCCGACGGACTGGCCGAAGTGCCCGCCGACCGCGATCACCTTGACGTAGGCGAGCGGGTGGTCGTCCACCTGCTGCGCAGCGTGTGA
- the galU gene encoding UTP--glucose-1-phosphate uridylyltransferase GalU: protein MRARKAVIPAAGLGTRFLPATKSQPKEMLPLVDRPAMQYIVEEAVTAALDDLLIVTGRGKRSLEDHFDRDEQLEAILTAEGKDDLLDAIRQPAQLARVHYVRQGRALGLGHAVGCARQHVGGEPFAVLLGDDVLGDHGQLLGRMAELNATSERTVVAVMEFDDDQLHKYGVIAGEPDPSEPDVYHVTDMVEKPGPTNAPSNLCIIGRYVLTPDIFDHIDTVRPGQGGEIQLTDAMRAQALDKPIRAIRYTGPRYDVGTKSDWLRATVRLAVDRPDLGPEFRAFLREMVHAW from the coding sequence GTGCGAGCACGCAAGGCGGTCATCCCCGCAGCGGGGTTGGGCACCCGATTCCTGCCCGCCACCAAGTCACAACCCAAGGAGATGCTGCCGCTGGTCGACCGACCGGCGATGCAGTACATCGTAGAGGAGGCCGTGACGGCCGCACTCGACGACCTGCTGATCGTCACGGGGCGTGGCAAGCGGTCCCTGGAGGACCACTTCGACCGCGACGAGCAGCTCGAGGCGATCCTGACCGCGGAGGGCAAGGACGACCTGCTCGACGCGATCCGCCAGCCGGCGCAGCTGGCGCGCGTGCACTACGTGCGGCAGGGACGGGCGCTCGGCCTGGGCCACGCGGTCGGCTGCGCGCGCCAGCACGTGGGCGGCGAGCCGTTCGCGGTCTTGCTCGGTGACGACGTCCTCGGTGACCACGGGCAGCTGCTGGGACGCATGGCGGAGCTGAACGCGACGTCGGAGCGCACCGTGGTGGCGGTCATGGAGTTCGACGACGACCAGCTCCACAAGTACGGCGTCATCGCCGGCGAGCCCGATCCCAGTGAGCCCGACGTCTACCACGTGACCGACATGGTCGAGAAGCCGGGGCCGACCAACGCGCCGTCGAACCTGTGCATCATCGGCCGCTACGTGCTGACACCGGACATCTTCGATCACATCGACACCGTACGGCCGGGCCAGGGTGGTGAGATCCAGTTGACCGACGCCATGCGGGCGCAGGCGCTCGATAAGCCGATCCGCGCCATCCGCTACACCGGTCCGCGCTACGACGTCGGCACCAAGTCCGACTGGCTGCGCGCCACGGTCCGCCTCGCGGTCGACCGGCCCGACCTGGGTCCCGAGTTCCGCGCCTTCCTTCGCGAGATGGTGCACGCATGGTGA
- a CDS encoding 5-formyltetrahydrofolate cyclo-ligase, which translates to MNLVREEKARIRREVLARREALPTDERARASAVIRDRLLALDAVTGARTLLGFASFGTEVELDPLLQDRIGHGVGVFLPYIASMAPPVLETVRVTDLDHDLVPARMGIREPDPDGRRPARVARIDVVIAPGVAFDAGGRRLGYGGGFYDRLLPRLRPGTPVIAVAFATQVVDAVPTTPRDVPVDVIVTEAETIVASAPDDSA; encoded by the coding sequence GTGAACCTGGTGCGAGAGGAGAAGGCCCGGATCCGGCGGGAGGTGCTCGCGCGGCGCGAGGCCCTGCCGACCGACGAGCGGGCACGGGCGAGTGCGGTCATCCGCGACCGCCTCCTCGCTCTCGATGCCGTGACGGGTGCGCGCACCCTGCTGGGGTTCGCCTCGTTCGGCACGGAGGTCGAGCTCGACCCGCTGCTGCAGGACCGGATCGGCCACGGGGTCGGCGTGTTCCTGCCCTACATTGCCAGCATGGCGCCGCCGGTGCTCGAGACGGTCCGCGTCACCGACCTCGACCACGACCTCGTGCCAGCGCGCATGGGCATCCGTGAACCCGACCCGGACGGCCGGCGGCCCGCGCGGGTCGCCCGGATCGACGTCGTGATCGCCCCGGGCGTGGCCTTCGACGCCGGGGGACGGCGCCTGGGCTACGGCGGTGGCTTCTACGACCGGCTGCTGCCGCGGCTGCGGCCGGGGACCCCGGTCATCGCCGTGGCCTTCGCGACGCAGGTCGTCGACGCCGTGCCTACGACGCCGCGCGACGTACCGGTGGACGTCATCGTGACCGAGGCGGAGACCATCGTCGCTTCGGCGCCGGACGACTCCGCCTGA
- a CDS encoding FmdB family zinc ribbon protein, which yields MPTYEYACRDCGRNLEVVQSFTDDPLETCDHCGGTLRKVFSAAGIIFKGSGYYVTDTRSDRSRSEVSTSTGDRSDGAASGSRDATRSGSPSSSETAGSASSSDAKSA from the coding sequence ATGCCAACGTACGAGTACGCGTGCCGCGACTGCGGCCGGAACCTCGAGGTCGTGCAGTCGTTCACCGACGACCCCCTCGAGACCTGCGACCACTGTGGCGGCACGCTGCGCAAGGTCTTCAGCGCCGCGGGGATCATCTTCAAGGGCTCCGGCTACTACGTGACCGACACGCGCAGCGACCGCAGCCGGTCGGAGGTGTCCACGTCGACGGGCGACAGGTCCGATGGGGCAGCGTCCGGATCGAGGGACGCGACGCGCAGCGGTTCGCCCTCGTCGTCCGAGACCGCCGGCAGCGCGTCGTCCAGCGACGCCAAGAGCGCCTGA
- a CDS encoding S-methyl-5'-thioadenosine phosphorylase translates to MAADQIAVGIVGGSGLYELIDDAHEITANTPHGQPSAPVVIGDIGGRVVGFLPRHGRDHEVPPHRVNYRANLWALSELGATDVILPCAAGSLQSHVMPGHFVIADQVLDRTRHRIDTYYDGPRTTHISLADPYDEELRQVAITCARELDIPVHERGTIVVIEGPRFSTRAESRFYSSMGWEVINMTQYPEVALARELQMAAVNISLITDYDVGLEDDPSVPPVSKDRVVEVFAQNNDRLRDLLFAMVPRLPLSPDRPALHALEGAQF, encoded by the coding sequence GTGGCGGCGGACCAGATCGCGGTCGGCATCGTCGGCGGATCGGGCTTGTACGAGCTGATCGACGATGCGCACGAGATCACGGCCAACACGCCACACGGCCAGCCCTCGGCACCCGTCGTCATCGGCGACATCGGGGGTCGCGTGGTTGGCTTCCTACCACGACACGGCCGCGACCACGAGGTACCGCCCCACCGGGTCAACTACCGCGCCAACCTGTGGGCGCTGTCGGAGCTCGGCGCGACCGACGTCATCCTGCCCTGCGCCGCCGGCAGCCTGCAGTCCCACGTCATGCCCGGCCACTTTGTGATCGCCGACCAGGTCCTTGACCGGACGCGTCACCGGATCGACACCTACTACGACGGACCCCGCACGACGCACATCTCGCTGGCCGACCCCTACGACGAGGAACTGCGCCAGGTCGCGATCACCTGTGCCCGGGAACTGGACATCCCGGTTCACGAGCGCGGCACGATCGTCGTGATCGAGGGCCCGCGGTTCTCGACGCGCGCCGAGTCGCGCTTCTACTCGTCGATGGGCTGGGAAGTCATCAACATGACCCAGTACCCCGAGGTGGCGTTGGCACGGGAGCTGCAAATGGCCGCCGTCAACATCTCGCTCATCACCGACTACGACGTCGGCCTGGAGGACGACCCGTCGGTGCCGCCGGTGAGCAAGGACCGAGTCGTCGAGGTCTTCGCGCAGAACAACGACCGGCTGCGCGACCTGCTGTTCGCGATGGTGCCGCGCCTGCCCCTGTCCCCGGACCGCCCGGCGCTGCACGCCCTCGAGGGCGCCCAGTTCTGA
- a CDS encoding undecaprenyl-diphosphate phosphatase, producing MVDLFQAVLLGIVQGLTEFIPVSSSGHLVLVSHFLGVETPGIAFDVALHLGTFGAVLLYFRTDLAYMLAAIVGAGDPAFVRYHRRLATLLALATIPIAIVGLALRDVFEAAFDAPAAAAGFLLLTGVLLLLGEAARSRRGGISAPTTNPDPEQVAVGYDAGDQEGLTLDQVGVRQALVIGFGQCVALFPGVSRSGTTIAAGMSAGLTRPAATRFSFLLALPALVGATVVSLPDLAAGNGTFGAPAILAGIAAAFVSGYLAIRWLLALVARDRLTVFAWYCFAVGGISLLALAGGV from the coding sequence ATGGTCGACCTGTTCCAGGCCGTGCTGCTCGGCATCGTGCAGGGGCTGACGGAGTTCATCCCGGTCTCGTCGAGCGGGCACCTCGTCCTGGTGTCGCACTTCCTCGGCGTCGAGACGCCGGGCATCGCCTTCGACGTGGCGCTTCACCTGGGCACGTTCGGCGCGGTGCTGCTGTACTTCCGAACGGACCTGGCGTACATGCTCGCCGCGATCGTGGGGGCGGGCGACCCGGCCTTCGTGCGCTACCACCGGCGACTGGCCACGCTCCTGGCGCTCGCGACGATCCCGATCGCGATCGTCGGCCTGGCCCTGCGCGACGTGTTCGAGGCCGCCTTCGACGCACCCGCCGCCGCGGCGGGATTCCTGCTGTTGACCGGTGTGCTGCTGCTGCTCGGCGAGGCGGCACGCAGCCGACGGGGTGGGATCAGCGCGCCGACGACCAACCCCGACCCCGAGCAGGTCGCGGTCGGCTACGACGCCGGCGACCAGGAGGGCCTCACGTTGGACCAGGTCGGCGTGCGCCAGGCGCTCGTGATCGGGTTCGGCCAGTGCGTGGCGCTGTTCCCGGGTGTGTCGCGGTCGGGCACGACGATCGCGGCCGGGATGAGCGCCGGACTGACCCGTCCGGCCGCCACCCGGTTCTCGTTCCTGCTCGCCCTGCCCGCGCTGGTCGGCGCGACCGTCGTCAGCCTGCCCGACCTGGCGGCGGGCAACGGCACGTTCGGTGCGCCGGCGATCCTCGCGGGCATCGCCGCCGCGTTCGTGTCGGGCTACCTGGCGATCCGCTGGCTGCTGGCGCTGGTGGCGCGCGACCGTCTCACGGTCTTCGCCTGGTACTGCTTCGCGGTCGGCGGCATCAGCCTGCTGGCCCTGGCCGGCGGTGTCTGA
- a CDS encoding fumarylacetoacetate hydrolase family protein, which produces MRLATIRTGDGTTRAARLDGDRLIPLDAPDAVQALSTGATDGDAGRAVAFDVADLAPVVPRPPKIICLGLNYETHIAEMGRKLPEHPTCFAKFAIALTGPRDDIVLPAVSSQVDYEAELAVVIGRPARNVEAHDAKAFIGGYTILNDVSMRDYQFRTMQWLQGKTFERSTPLGPVLVTGDEIDDARDLAINCWVDDDERQAARTSDLVFPPNDIVAYLSRIMTLEPGDVISTGTPGGVGAGSDPPRFLAAGQVLRTRIEGIGELRNTIVAG; this is translated from the coding sequence ATGAGGCTGGCGACGATCCGGACCGGTGATGGGACAACCCGCGCGGCGCGGCTGGACGGGGACAGGCTGATCCCGCTCGACGCACCGGACGCCGTGCAGGCCCTCTCGACGGGCGCCACGGACGGCGATGCCGGGCGGGCGGTGGCCTTCGACGTCGCCGACCTGGCACCCGTCGTGCCGCGGCCACCCAAGATCATCTGCCTCGGGCTGAACTACGAGACCCACATCGCCGAGATGGGGCGCAAGCTGCCCGAGCATCCGACGTGCTTCGCGAAGTTCGCGATCGCGTTGACCGGTCCCCGTGACGACATCGTCCTGCCGGCTGTCTCGTCCCAGGTCGACTACGAGGCGGAGCTGGCCGTCGTCATCGGCCGGCCCGCGCGGAACGTCGAGGCCCACGACGCGAAGGCCTTCATCGGTGGCTACACGATCCTGAACGACGTGTCGATGCGCGACTACCAGTTCCGCACCATGCAGTGGCTCCAGGGCAAGACGTTCGAGCGGTCGACTCCGCTGGGTCCCGTGCTCGTCACCGGTGACGAGATCGACGATGCCCGGGACCTCGCGATCAACTGCTGGGTCGACGACGACGAGCGCCAGGCGGCGCGGACCAGCGACCTGGTGTTCCCGCCGAACGACATCGTGGCCTACCTCAGCCGCATCATGACGCTCGAGCCGGGCGACGTGATCTCCACAGGGACCCCCGGTGGGGTTGGCGCCGGCAGCGACCCGCCCCGGTTCCTCGCGGCGGGCCAGGTGCTGCGTACCCGCATCGAGGGGATCGGAGAGCTGCGCAACACGATCGTCGCCGGGTGA
- a CDS encoding TldD/PmbA family protein → MSAQELLGLLDRVVGRARAGEGVEAFGLDQTETTVKAHGGEVESLSSARRRGIGIRVVRDQRVGYCFTVDLTDEALDAALDEARDNATVGSPDEGNVMPAPQPVADLDPAQLFDARVDDVTPQQKVDAAIALEDAARVGADVTGTDTAQYGDSVRTAAIASSTGVRSSYVRSDAFVLVEALAGRNGSTTSAYGLSIGRSLAELDIEGAAAEAVSRATRLLGGTSPSSARVPVVFDPFVTASFLGLVAGGLTAEAVQRGRSLFAGKVGEQLAPEGVDLIDDGTLADGPAAAPWDGEGTPTQRTGLLDDGVLQGYLHNVASATRDHTTSTGNASRASYSAPPGLSPTNFYVRPGMTPPSELIAGVDLGFYCQQVMGLHSGANPISGDFSVGAAGVMIRGGEFAEAVREATIAGSIPQMLAQIVTVGSDLRFLPFGGAMGGTTLLVDGMTLAGGASADG, encoded by the coding sequence ATGAGTGCTCAAGAGCTCCTGGGGCTGTTGGATCGGGTCGTCGGGCGTGCGCGGGCCGGCGAGGGCGTCGAGGCCTTCGGGCTGGATCAGACCGAGACCACCGTCAAGGCACACGGCGGCGAGGTCGAGTCGCTGTCCAGCGCGCGGCGGCGGGGGATCGGCATCCGGGTCGTGCGCGACCAGCGGGTCGGCTACTGCTTCACCGTCGACCTGACCGACGAAGCGCTCGACGCCGCGCTCGACGAGGCCCGTGACAACGCCACCGTAGGCAGTCCCGACGAGGGCAACGTCATGCCCGCGCCGCAGCCCGTGGCGGATCTCGACCCGGCGCAGCTGTTTGACGCCCGCGTCGACGACGTCACGCCACAGCAGAAGGTCGATGCCGCCATCGCGCTGGAGGACGCCGCCCGCGTAGGCGCCGACGTCACCGGCACCGATACGGCTCAGTACGGCGATAGCGTGCGTACAGCCGCGATCGCATCAAGCACCGGGGTGCGCTCGAGCTACGTGCGCAGCGACGCCTTCGTACTGGTCGAAGCGCTCGCCGGCCGGAACGGCTCGACGACCAGCGCGTACGGGCTGTCGATCGGACGCAGCCTGGCTGAGCTCGACATCGAGGGCGCCGCGGCCGAGGCGGTCTCGCGGGCGACCCGCCTGCTGGGTGGCACGTCGCCATCGAGCGCGCGGGTGCCGGTCGTGTTCGACCCCTTCGTCACGGCCTCATTCCTCGGCCTGGTGGCCGGTGGGCTGACCGCCGAGGCCGTCCAGCGCGGCCGCAGCCTGTTCGCGGGCAAGGTCGGCGAGCAGCTCGCGCCCGAGGGTGTCGACCTGATCGACGACGGCACTCTGGCCGACGGTCCCGCGGCGGCGCCCTGGGACGGGGAGGGCACGCCGACACAGCGGACCGGGCTGCTCGACGACGGGGTGTTGCAGGGCTACCTGCACAACGTCGCGAGCGCGACGCGTGACCACACCACCAGCACCGGCAACGCCAGCCGCGCCAGCTACAGCGCACCGCCGGGGCTGAGCCCGACGAACTTCTACGTCCGGCCCGGCATGACCCCGCCGTCGGAGCTGATCGCCGGCGTCGATCTCGGCTTCTACTGCCAGCAGGTCATGGGGCTGCACTCGGGGGCGAACCCGATCTCCGGCGACTTCAGCGTTGGGGCGGCCGGCGTGATGATCCGTGGTGGCGAGTTCGCCGAGGCGGTCCGCGAAGCGACGATCGCGGGCTCGATCCCGCAGATGCTCGCCCAGATCGTGACCGTTGGCAGCGACCTGCGCTTCCTGCCGTTCGGTGGTGCGATGGGCGGGACGACCCTGCTGGTCGATGGCATGACGCTGGCGGGGGGCGCATCGGCCGACGGGTGA
- a CDS encoding TldD/PmbA family protein, whose protein sequence is MTPPVLDDADLHTILATALSGGGQFAELYVEQRRSRSVSVDDGRVEDLVTGLDRGGGVRVIADGRTAYAFTNLLTGDALVEAARIAAAGVSGSHTARVADLRTVEPPYTHPAAKNPSGLDGSGMADVVRRIDASARDVDGAVRQVGATYGDITQDVLLVNSEGHRHNERRVRTRLTARVVASRDDVVQTGIEAPGAAAGLELLDRHPPEDVGRRAAERAVLMLDSRPAPAGEMTVVLAPGSGGVLFHEACGHGMEADIVAKGASVYRGRQGEQIGSELISGVDDATVANAWGSYGFDDEGTPAQRTVLFDRGVCTDYLTDRLRADELGLPRSGNARRQSYAHLPIPRMTNTYILPGDDDPDEIARSVQRGLFCEQLGGGQVDPASGDFVFGVAVGWLIEDGQLTYPVRGANLVGDGPSILARIEAVGTDFEVREGICGKDGQGVPAGLGNPTVRIGRITVGGTAA, encoded by the coding sequence GTGACACCTCCAGTGCTCGACGATGCCGACCTGCACACGATCCTCGCCACGGCCCTGTCCGGTGGCGGGCAGTTCGCCGAGCTGTACGTGGAGCAGCGTCGCAGCCGCTCGGTCAGCGTCGACGACGGACGCGTCGAGGACCTCGTCACCGGCCTGGACCGTGGCGGTGGCGTGCGGGTGATCGCGGACGGCCGGACCGCTTACGCCTTCACGAACCTGCTGACCGGCGACGCGCTGGTCGAGGCGGCGCGGATCGCCGCGGCCGGGGTCAGCGGGTCGCACACGGCCCGGGTCGCGGACCTGCGGACGGTCGAGCCGCCCTACACCCACCCGGCGGCCAAGAACCCCAGCGGCCTGGACGGCTCCGGCATGGCCGACGTCGTCCGGCGCATCGACGCGTCGGCACGGGACGTCGACGGGGCGGTGCGCCAGGTCGGTGCGACCTATGGCGACATCACCCAGGACGTCCTCCTGGTCAACTCCGAGGGCCACCGTCACAACGAACGGCGGGTCCGGACCCGGCTGACGGCCCGCGTGGTCGCCTCCCGTGACGACGTCGTACAGACCGGGATCGAGGCACCTGGTGCGGCTGCCGGCCTGGAGCTGCTCGACCGCCATCCGCCCGAGGACGTCGGACGGCGCGCGGCCGAACGCGCCGTGCTGATGCTGGACTCCCGGCCGGCACCCGCCGGCGAGATGACCGTCGTGCTCGCCCCCGGCAGTGGTGGCGTCCTGTTCCACGAGGCCTGTGGGCACGGCATGGAGGCCGACATCGTCGCCAAGGGCGCCAGCGTGTACCGCGGTCGCCAGGGAGAGCAGATCGGCTCCGAGCTGATCTCCGGCGTCGACGACGCGACGGTCGCCAACGCGTGGGGCAGCTACGGCTTCGACGACGAGGGTACCCCCGCCCAGCGCACGGTGCTGTTCGACCGCGGCGTGTGCACCGACTACCTGACCGACCGGTTGCGGGCCGACGAGCTCGGCCTGCCGCGCAGTGGCAACGCGCGCCGGCAGTCCTACGCGCATCTGCCGATCCCGCGGATGACGAACACCTACATCTTGCCTGGCGACGACGACCCCGACGAGATCGCCCGATCCGTCCAGCGCGGCCTGTTCTGCGAGCAGCTCGGTGGTGGGCAGGTCGACCCGGCGTCCGGTGACTTCGTGTTCGGCGTCGCGGTCGGCTGGCTGATCGAGGACGGCCAGCTGACCTATCCGGTTCGGGGCGCGAACCTGGTCGGCGACGGACCGTCGATCCTCGCGCGGATCGAGGCGGTGGGCACCGACTTCGAGGTACGCGAGGGGATCTGCGGCAAGGACGGTCAGGGCGTCCCCGCCGGCCTGGGCAACCCGACGGTGCGCATCGGGCGCATCACGGTGGGAGGGACGGCGGCGTGA